The genomic segment tcttatccagagcgacttacagtagtgaatgcatacatttcatacaatttcatacatttttttctgtgctgcccccccgtgggaatcgaacccacaaccctggtgttgcaaacaccatgctctaccaactgagctacaggatgTAGTTTATACCCAagcctagcctgtggttgaccaattagaattccttgcaataaaacacGGGCCAATGGCCAAAAACCAAGTATCCCGTTTCAGGCTCAATGTATAAACAATTTGGATCAATGAGACCTTGCCACATGTAGCTATGAGTCCCAGACTGAAATTCCCCCTGTATCCCTAACCCATTAATCTTCAGTTCCCCATTACAAAGAaacaactatttccattgatcattaattccctattacagaaaaaCAACAGTTTCCATTGATTGTTAATTCCCTCTTGACCTCTATTCCtttgcgttgtgtatttatcttagaATATTCTTACACTTCTATTACCATGGGGCCCAGTTTCCTGGACAGAGATTAAGCCTAGTTCTTGACTAAAACACACTTTAAATGAAAATTCCGTCCCTTAATGTTATTACATTGTTTTATTATTTGTTCTGCTATGCCATTTTTACAGTGCCTCCTTTGTAAAAGATTACTCCACCTTCTGGGTTGGAGTGAGAAGTTCTCCAGTCACATACAACATCGCTGCTGCACCCCCAGCTAACAGCACATCCGTCACCTCTACCGCCTCTTCATCCTCAAAAGTGAGTAtgattacatgcacacaataatacgaTTATTGTGAATATTCAGAATATAGTTTGATTAAAACATttgcatgctttgcaagaagaacgatttcctTAATAATCTTGTTTACATGGACACGAAATTAGGCTACGGATGGGACTTTGATAAATGCAGAACATtgccaatcaaaataaacgttctaccacagttaccatgttatttttgggaagtcTACTTGATTCTGAGTTCTGACATTTTTAACTCCCTTCACTCGTgcaaaagagggaggcttgcactgCTGGTTTTAGTACACGCACAGATACACCGCTGGAACTACGATTAAGGTGTTTacactttccacagagggttctacatagaatgcaaaatagttctacctggaactaaaaagggttctacctggaacctaaaaggtttctcctacggggacagccgcagaacccttttggaacccttttttctaatagTGTACCAAATATTTAGAAAGGTTTCTCAGAAAGCCAGATGTTTTAATCGGCGTATGCTTACCTAGATTGAACACTGatttaagataagcagagtaatgTGTATAAATGATTAATGCCATACTCGGCCTACTGATCAGTTTAATAtcgaattattagtgtgcatgtagaCGTACCTAGTATTTCCATTAAAATCCTTAGTACTTATGGTAATAGATAATAGTACAAATGTGTTTTATTTAAAACAAACTGTGAATAATGTATCACAAGTGTAAGTGATAGTCTCTCAAAAGGTCAAAtagggggtgcttatatttgtcctgtttcactgtATGTACAAGTacgagtgggtaacctgtacgagtgtgaggtgtgaaatggaaatgtattttttgcttatcccaactccccctgagagtgGGGTCATTGATGGCAACCctggagaaattagggttaagtgccttgctcaaaggcagatcaacagatttttcaccttgtcggggattcgaactggcaacctttcaattactggcccaacgctcttaaccgctaggctacctgccactcacTCTCTGACAATATTGTCATATTACATTTTCAATCAAAcaataatatttatttttacacACTATTACATAAGTGCTTTAAAATAACATTGAATATGTTTGTAATAGGTTTCCAACTCCAGCACTGGATGTGGCAGCACTAAGGTCTGTTTCAGCAAACCTCTGAACTGTGACCCTGGGGTCAGCCCAGACTGTTACTTCCTGTCTGCTATGACCTCTCCCAGTGATACAGCCATCCAGTTGGAGATGACCGGCCCTTCAGATGGCTACATCGCCATTGGCTTCTCAGATGACCAGAGGATGGTAATGTAGCCTTGTCAGAAGTAGTGCATGCACATCCTGCAATTGAATATGCTTATTCAAATTTTGAGGCACTCGTCCAGATACTTTCACTTCAATGAAGTCGGTGAACAAGTTTATTTTTAAAATGATGAAGAAGGATTGCATGAGGGCAGGTGGAAGGCAGCCAATCAACTGCAGGAGCATTCATCAGTGTGCAATttttgttttatgaatttttgtttattttactcTGTACCTTCAAGTGGCCTGTGGCAGGGTTGATTGTGTTCCTCTCATAATCTGTTTTCCTCTGCATCACATCAGGGAAATGATGACATCTATATTTGTGGACGGGACAGTGGTGGACTCATCCAATTGCAACACGCCTTTTCAACAGGAAGGAAGATACCAGAGATACTTCCTCTGGTACTTGCTATTATTATGATGTATGAAAAGCTAAGAGGATGATAGCAATTGGAATATGGACTGATTTGAAATGGAATGTACCCCCAGCCCTGATGCTATAATGAATCACAAAACAATCGGTAATGACTCAAATGTCTCTTGTTTATCCTTTTCTAGGGAAATGTTTCTGATGTTAAATCCTCAGTGAATAATAGTATCATTAGCTGTTCCTTCACGACTAGGAACCCCATTTCAACTCAGCGATCCGGAGGGTCCAGTTCCCTCTACTATCTCATGATCGTTCACGGGCCCTCCAATAATGGTACAGTATGAGCCGAAAGCTTACAACATAGTAGCACCAGTACTGGTACAGAGGAAGTGGTTGTATCCCTCTGACATTTTATTTACATAATGCTATGACATCTTTAGATAATAATGAGTGACATTACATGGACATGGAAGACGGGATcttaaatcagcactcctactctgagatattGTATGAATACGGGCCCTGTTATCTAATAAGGATTCTAATGTTGTGGGCCTGGTACTGATGAAGAAAGCAGTTTGCTTCAGTCTAGCAGTCATATGTTTCATAATATCATTTTATCCTATTTCTCTTATTGTATTTCACCTTTCGGTTGACTTTGACAGGGATAATCAACTTTCATACTGGCACCTTCATCAGTGACACTAAAGTGGATATTTCAAGTCCTCAAGTTGTTACAAGTGAAAAAGAGCCACCTATTATTAAAGCACATGGTAAGGTTGCTGTTTCCTTAGTGAGAAGAGTTTGCATGCATAACCTCAAACAAATTCTTATACGGTAATACACTGATTATAATTACATATACAAGCTTAAAGATTTGTGTATTGATTATGGATTATTGATTTATTATCCTGTTGTGCTTCAGGTTCCCTGATGTTGATAGCGTGGATGACCACAGGTAGTTTGGGAATGATCATAGCCAGGTATCTGAAAGGTGTGGCCAAGGGGAAACATTATTTTGGGAAAGATGTTTGGTTTCTGGTGAGTTTCTATTGTGTTAGTGTAGCAACATTTGATTGTACTTGAAATGTTTTCACAGCTATCGAATTGCTGCCTTTTCTACATATAGCTTGACTGGGAGAGTGTGTCAAGCAGGCGGTCAGTTGTGTTTGCGAGGAAGCTATGCTGTTATTTAAGCAAGCAGACTGACGTCCGTCacgtttcaagtttcaagttttattagtcatatGTACGGGATACAGGTGGTATACACTgtccaacaaaatgcttacttgcaggttccttctcgacaatgtaACCACAAAGACAAAATATAAGAATATGAAAATAAATATTAGCACGTCTAGATGACTTTATTAGGTGGAATGTTTTTAGTACTAAATAATAATGCCACATAATCTGTACTCTTGGCTTGCATGTTCCTCAGGTGCACGTGTTTCTTATGACACTCACTGTTGCTGCCACCATCATTGCCTTCATTTTGGCCTTTTCAGAAGTTGGAGGCTGGAGTGGGGTATGCATCATAAACTTTTACTGCGATTGTTATTTAAAACAAACCTATCTGACAAATGCTGTGCCGTCTAGTTTTATAAAACCTACTCTATTATGGAAGGCTCAGATAATTGAAATAGTTACCCGAGACAGTTTATGAGCCCAGTGTGTTTATAGGGAGCCCATCTGTGTTTATAGGGAGCCCATCCTGTGTTGGGCTGCATCGTTATGATCCTGGCCTTATTCCAGCCAATCGGTGCCATGTTCCGATGTGGACCTCAACATCACTGGTAAGGGATCCAGACTCATACTTAGTGTATGTCAGTTTGCTCATGTGTATGTAAATCCAAAAGTGGCTTGTTTTCTCAAGTTAATGTATtatttttgtgttgttgttttttcacaGGCGATTCATCTTCAATTGGTCGCATGCTTTGAATGCAGTGGCAATAAAAGGTTTAGCTGGTAAGGAACTGTGATTATGACATTGTTTTTTTGTTGGATTTTATTAGCATAGTACAAAGTACCGTATCTTCTCAGCCAATATCTGTCAAACATGTTTGCTGTTGCACTACTACCGTGTTAGTAATTGTGTTGACATTATCTTTCAGTGGCAGCCATATTTACTGGGCTGTCGTATGTTAGCACCTCTGAGGATAGTTGGCTTCTGAAGGTGATGGGTGGATTTGTTGGATGGGAGGCAACGATGTACATCCTGCTAGAATTCCACATGCGCTGGAAGCGCAATGGTGAGATCAAATACATAATGATATCTATCTTAATTGTGTTAAATTCAGGTTGATGATATATAGCCCCCCTATAATATTGAATAACCTCATATTGTGGATCTGCCATATATAACTTTTGTCGGCCTCTTGGCCTACgtcaaaagctctgacgaaggacAAGATGCCGACAAGTAAGCTTGAATAAACAAAGTGATACAAGCAAGAGAAGTGTGCAGGTTTCTATTTTCTTTTCAAATACTTCAATATAACTTTGGTTGTTCTTCTAGCTCATGCAGAGAGTGCTTCTGAATCGGTACGCTGAATCACACCATTTAATCCCACACATTTAAATTTACTTATTGTATCGATGAATTAGTAAGTGACTCATTCTTAACAACTATTTTGTCTGCCACGGCTGTACTTTACTTTTAATTTCTCCCCCAGACAAGAATGGAGTTGGTACTGCTGGTCTTGTTTTTCCTTGGAAATATAGCCTTTTTAGTGGCACTACTTGTTGGAATTGGCTCGTCATGAAGATCTGCTGAGCAATGGACTGAGATCGGAatgttgtgatacagtaaatcTTTAATATAgctcaatgtacagtatattttaaATCATTTTATATTTGTTTGTTGTCAAATGTTTTAAAGTATCTGTCCATGGATTGAGGATCGAATGCGATCAGATCGTCAATTTATACAGTATCCCTCCATATAACTATGACAGACTTTCCATGAGGACAGGCATATTGGAAATTTAACCAGGGTTTATTGACTGACACTACTTTCTTAACAAAAAGGAATTCTTAACAGACTTTCTTGTACAATACAGGTTCAGTGGACCCAATTATTGTACTGGATGCTTTTAAATGTACCTTTAGGGGCCATTGAATTCAATTGCGCTCCCAAAAAAGGTATCGGTCAACAGAGAAAAGAATTTCAACAGAAATAGAACATTTAACATTACACAATGGTGTTGAATTGTCTACATAATCACTGAATAATCTAGACACGTAACAAAAGGAGATTGAGGAATTTATTCATGAAAGAccgggttaaaaaaaaaaattaccagAGAAAATTCAATATAGAAACACGACCAAAAATAACCTACAGAAAAAAGTTAAAACGATGGAGAAATTCTTCTCACCAAAAAGATTCTGAATGAGGAAGGTCCTCCAACCTCATTTGATGATGAATTttgtgatatacagtaccagtcaaaagtttggacacacctactctttatttttactattttgtaccttgtacaataatagtgaagacatcaaaactatgaaataacacatgttgaactatgtagtaaccaaaaaagtgttaaaccaaaatatattttatatttgagattattcaaagtagccaccctttgccttgatgacaaatgctcagcatatgtgggaacgccttcaagactgttggaaaagcattcctcatgaagttggttgagagaaagccaagagtgtgcaaagctgtcatcaaggcaaagggtggctactttgaagaatcttaaatataaaatatattttgatttgtttagcactttttgggttactacatgattccagaatgtgttatttcatagttttgatgtcttcactattctacaatgtagaaacaagtcaaaataaaaacccttgaatgagtaggtgtgtccgaactcttgactggtactgtacgtttccacaaaaatcatgttaaactatCTGCTACACAAAATTATCTTGTGAAGGCCTAATTACACAGGACTAACTATTGTTGGCAATTGATTACTTTCAGACGGGGAACACGCCTTGCCTCGATGGCATTCCAATAGAGATAGGCTTTTTATGAACTACTGAAAGATCAATTACTGTCATATTTTAATGACTCATATATAAATGGCAAACTATCAGTGACACAAAACGAGGGACTGATCTCTCTCCTACTGAAGCAGGAGCCAGGGGGCAGTACAAAGAGCCAGtctcttaaaaaaaaatgtcacccCACTGTGCTAAAATATTGGCAAAATGTATTGCTCATATAATTAAAAAGGTCCTACCGGTAAATTaagagtcaacaacattatttgggtattaGCAAACAGAATATGAGCTTTAAAAATGtgataattaaaaataaaaataattttcactggaca from the Salmo salar chromosome ssa17, Ssal_v3.1, whole genome shotgun sequence genome contains:
- the LOC106576314 gene encoding putative ferric-chelate reductase 1, with product MDRYIFIIVILACVLRAVRCYSSGKVTGACDNMTPQHKKGAQQSPAPFSVTTDRFSFKEGDEIIVRLLAGSTPFTGFMLQAREVGGSSPLGSFTVTSGEAQLLTCNGLPNSAVSHTSNSPKSSIQGIWRAPTSGNLNSIQFSASFVKDYSTFWVGVRSSPVTYNIAAAPPANSTSVTSTASSSSKVSNSSTGCGSTKVCFSKPLNCDPGVSPDCYFLSAMTSPSDTAIQLEMTGPSDGYIAIGFSDDQRMGNDDIYICGRDSGGLIQLQHAFSTGRKIPEILPLGNVSDVKSSVNNSIISCSFTTRNPISTQRSGGSSSLYYLMIVHGPSNNGIINFHTGTFISDTKVDISSPQVVTSEKEPPIIKAHGSLMLIAWMTTGSLGMIIARYLKGVAKGKHYFGKDVWFLVHVFLMTLTVAATIIAFILAFSEVGGWSGGAHPVLGCIVMILALFQPIGAMFRCGPQHHWRFIFNWSHALNAVAIKGLAVAAIFTGLSYVSTSEDSWLLKVMGGFVGWEATMYILLEFHMRWKRNAHAESASESTRMELVLLVLFFLGNIAFLVALLVGIGSS